One genomic window of Halogeometricum rufum includes the following:
- a CDS encoding winged helix-turn-helix domain-containing protein, with product MSNGDTTTASLNSMFETLADATRRRVLLALTDDAPLTVRTLARRVEPDSRVSSTRTVLRHHHLPKLERHGFVWWDRADGTVGRGSRWSDVRSILDAIEYPAERTVPA from the coding sequence ATGAGCAACGGTGACACGACGACTGCGTCCCTGAACTCGATGTTCGAGACACTCGCGGACGCGACGCGGCGTCGCGTCCTCCTCGCACTGACCGACGACGCTCCGCTCACGGTTCGAACGCTGGCCCGACGCGTCGAACCGGACTCCCGAGTGAGTTCGACGCGGACGGTTCTCCGCCACCACCACCTCCCGAAGTTGGAGCGACACGGATTCGTCTGGTGGGACCGCGCGGACGGCACCGTCGGACGGGGGTCCAGATGGAGCGACGTTCGTTCTATCCTCGACGCCATCGAGTACCCCGCCGAGCGGACCGTTCCAGCGTAG